One region of Culex pipiens pallens isolate TS chromosome 2, TS_CPP_V2, whole genome shotgun sequence genomic DNA includes:
- the LOC120429111 gene encoding AF4/FMR2 family member lilli isoform X3, giving the protein MDPVGPWSYTYNRQPGTASGEFHHHLATAAAAGGIGLAAHNTTVGVPSTTSQLLLQAAHTTSLGTSSGPFNPPGFLSPPGVSYDAVFTPLFHPAANPKPAHYSSTINQHRVLAQAQAQAAVKQASESEVLRDNYATHTLAAQAANFFEQQQQQQQQQQQQQQQASNTSAASSGNSSTSGSWQGNNQLPSPFGIMPHENVVQSSPVTSASSKTTTSTYENFNAHFTNLNQQLNSQLASKASARSASPAVNTGSTNTGSSKATTNYFASSNSSSNPQQYGGVNESLSNYSNQQQQQTSKQQLDYGSASKSLSSTSGTGGSSSSSLQQTSSSSCIVATPVSGSISSSPSSQPSPSSSVTASAKDYKYQSRIIPSQTPLVNSSIVYASRNHNTVADPKTRLLSPGLQVQHQNQQVQHLLSQHQQHQHQQQNHLLQMNSFIVPPSTASPPIGLNSSKIVHKTSSQSKAIGGGGGGGGNTPTAIIKSDGQHIVISHQPQSSPISYSITDNGGRTSNSSNSSSSSSATVTKLNSPINRVNNGSSSNISRSNSNSSSNQQQQQQQQQQQQQQQQQQQQQYQQNSASSSYRSSYNQLNVSGSSTDTVEYGRVKRESQPHQQTAQPQSQQYSNGPIASLPRHHMPPSSPAASDYSNSSVPLSSRRASSPAHSHSQMSPIGHVLSPAYPMYNSPMGSSTLSSPQHHSSQQQQQQQQQQSTTSSRSPSTTLSRQPSQTQQQQQVAYPSVITRAQQPAPQQQQHQPHIPPIQVPTLSHWDGRSTNERSQPQERSSDPMTIVKNLQQPSIISPPPPERTVPVTPEKTESKSRRKKSDTPTRIVPAASVANGEFSANSSTMTSSSTSASSTGSSTATKEQPQSSGGNTLDFDRWNLAPPPAGTTKMFGNSNFMAQTPSTSFIPPPHPIYYPTFHGPIPLIPNEIMNTTLAAAASGNFEVPTYTTLLSASDNANVATAGSEAGRSEDERPSGSAETNSNKVVVPNIEEELGFLAENSKQQPQSQPQQQQGASTDGAGSGNNGVSATPPAKKFNVPAKDSKGFMGSYLKFLQGERDTSPPPATRSNRKTTWTRPAGNASNAAKNTASGAAANKQQTAAAAAAAANQQTQAQQQQTTAPTPQAQAAQAMTHDQQKQQDQLQQSQQQQQHQLQQQPDPRYSSYAAAVTKDNRKRKYDVGEVGQTGNDPLNVPQRRQTSNRKAKSKASNIQQLMDRGQMDEPADFGSDSDADPVWTPQEKEDDDDEQDMMGDSKSKKPKNIIGSPRGKQQRPRSNILSVAAAGAGIAEFDYGTDDNVAATATTATSNVAAQNLTNPQQIQQQQQQQQQVMHQQQQQVYQQQQQQQQLYQHTAAIASNQIMQNQYQDMQQQQQQYSAGNIVQQQQQQQPSQQQSQQQTTSNSDDFQTGDFVVIRSELVQDYPSIWRVDGKTLLQKYEPFDQNGKTLHRNVSTYAAWNTESKKLYVKIPVRFRVHNHMESVVEFMRNEMSIDDTEQFLEKSMNETKIYQDVFEVYIQTLISQALDSNFLKEIFQEQDDYFLSRVQTIDSLTDDRKRRLIQITPWSRNMITSIATFPAYDIMTELGHTNMNHPVCVACHQPGISVRIVLQGQTYNTATLAPCQVQDARIQYEKNFLLCRICSSRFELLHKICHQKYMMFVECAKRVNQQISNDSSKAATIILNELLADEHWLTMLFKEVRGIWAEIENMERQYRFQVASQ; this is encoded by the exons ATGGATCCAGTAGGGCCATGGTCCTACACGTATAACCGCCAGCCGGGCACGGCAAGTGGTGAGTTCCACCACCATCTGGCTACAGCGGCCGCGGCCGGTGGTATTGGGCTTGCAGCTCACAACACAACCGTAGGAGTGCCATCAACTACGTCCCAACTGCTACTGCAGGCAGCTCATACGACGTCTCTCGGGACCTCGTCGGGACCGTTTAATCCGCCTGGGTTTCTGTCTCCTCCGGGAGTCAGCTACGATGCAGTGTTTACGCCGTTGTTTCACCCTGCTGCGAACCCAAAGCCAGCCCATTACAGCTCCACCATCAACCAGCACCGAGTGTTGGCCCAAGCTCAAGCCCAAGCGGCTGTGAAGCAGGCCAGTGAATCTGAAGTTCTGCGAGACAATTACGCTACACACACGTTGGCGGCTCAAGCTGCCAATTTCTttgaacagcaacaacaacaacagcagcaacaacaacagcaacagcagcaagcTTCAAACACCAGCGCAGCAAGTAGTGGCAACTCCTCGACGAGCGGATCATGGCAAGGAAACAACCAATTGCCAAGCCCGTTCGGGATTATGCCCCACGAAAATGTCGTACAGTCGAGCCCTGTAACTTCGGCATCGTCGAAAACCACCACTTCTACCTATGAGAATTTCAACGCACATTTCACCAATCTGAACCAACAACTCAACTCGCAGCTGGCCAGTAAGGCATCAGCTCGTTCTGCATCACCAGCGGTGAACACGGGAAGCACCAACACTGGCTCATCCAAGGCCACCACCAACTACTTTGCTTCGTCAAACTCCAGCAGCAACCCGCAGCAGTACGGAGGTGTAAATGAATCTCTATCCAACTATTCCaaccaacagcagcaacagACCAGCAAACAACAGCTGGATTACGGTAGTGCTAGTAAGTCATTGTCGTCCACTTCCGGTACAGGAGGCTCTAGTTCGTCTTCGCTCCAGCAGACCTCTTCATCATCTTGCATTGTTGCTACCCCGGTGTCTGGTTCAATCAGTTCCTCCCCTTCTTCCCAACCATCACCCTCTTCCTCTGTAACGGCTAGTGCGAAAGATTACAAGTATCAATCGCGCATTATACCATCCCAAACGCCCCTTGTAAACTCTTCAATAGTGTATGCGTCTCGCAACCACAATACTGTGGCCGACCCAAAGACCCGGCTATTGTCACCCGGTCTGCAGGTTCAGCATCAAAACCAACAGGTGCAACATCTCCTGTCCCAGCATCAGCAACACCAGCATCAACAGCAAAACCATCTGCTGCAGATGAACAGTTTCATCGTACCTCCGTCTACGGCGTCACCCCCGATTGGGCTAAACAGTAGTAAAATTGTACATAAAACCTCGTCCCAATCAAAAGCGATAGGAGGGGGAGGTGGAGGCGGAGGTAACACCCCGACGGCCATCATCAAATCCGATGGTCAGCACATAGTGATCAGTCATCAACCCCAGTCATCGCCGATCAGTTATTCAATCACTGACAACGGAGGACGGACGAGTAACTCGTCCAATTCTTCGTCCTCATCTTCAGCTACAGTTACAAAGCTGAATAGTCCGATTAATCGTGTCAATAATGGTAGTAGTAGTAACATTTCTAGGAGTAACAGTAACAGTAGTAgtaatcaacaacaacaacaacaacaacagcagcagcaacaacaacaacagcagcagcagcagcagcaatatcAACAAAACAGTGCCTCTAGTAGCTATAGATCTAGTTATAATCAGTTGAATGTATCTGGTAGCAGCACTGACACCGTCGAGTACGGTCGAGTAAAGCGCGAGTCCCAACCGCACCAACAAACGGCGCAACCACAATCCCAACAGTATTCAAACGGTCCGATTGCATCGTTACCTCGCCATCATATGCCACCTTCATCGCCGGCCGCTTCCGATTATAGTAATTCTTCGGTTCCGTTATCCTCCCGACGCGCATCCTCTCCGGCTCATTCTCACTCTCAAATGTCCCCCATTGGCCATGTGTTGAGTCCGGCCTATCCCATGTATAACAGTCCCATGGGTAGTAGCACTCTTTCGTCCCCACAGCACCACTCTtcccaacaacaacagcagcagcagcaacaacaatcgACGACGTCGTCACGGTCACCGTCGACAACTTTGTCACGGCAACCTTCTCAAacgcaacagcaacagcaggtTGCCTATCCATCGGTCATAACCCGTGCCCAGCAACCGGCCccgcaacagcaacagcatcaGCCTCACATACCCCCAATACAAGTGCCCACGCTCAGTCACTGGGATGGTAGGAGTACAAACGAACGGTCACAGCCACAAGAACGTAGCAGTGATCCGATGACAATAGTGAAAAACTTACAACAACCGAGTATCATCTCGCCGCCACCCCCGGAACGCACCGTTCCGGTAACTCCCGAAAAGACTGAATCCAAATCGAGGCGAAAAAAGTCGGACACACCAACCCGTATCGTTCCGGCAGCCAGTGTGGCCAACGGGGAGTTTAGTGCAAATTCTTCGACCATGACATCGTCGTCAACGAGCGCCAGCAGCACGGGCTCGAGTACGGCGACAAAAGAGCAACCGCAAAGCAGCGGCGGAAATACGCTGGATTTCGACCGATGGAACTTGGCTCCTCCACCTGCTGGTACAACAAAAATGTTTGGCAACAGTAACTTTATGGCCCAAACCCCTTCCACTTCCTTCATCCCACCACCGCATCCCATTTATTATCCCACCTTCCATGGTCCCATCCCACTGATACCTAACGAGATTATGAACACCACCCTGGCGGCGGCTGCCAGTGGTAATTTTGAGGTTCCAACCTACACCACTCTGCTAAGTGCAAGCGATAACGCCAACGTGGCCACCGCCGGTAGTGAAGCTGGTCGCAGCGAAGACGAACGGCCTTCCGGTAGTGCCGAGACGAACAGTAATAAGGTTGTAGTCCCGAATATAGAGGAAGAACTTGGATTTCTTGCAGAAAACTCGAAGCAACAGCCGCAATCGCAACCCCAGCAACAGCAAGGTGCTTCCACGGATGGTGCTGGTAGTGGAAACAACGGAGTTTCCGCAACGCCGCCGGCTAAAAAGTTTAATGTTCCGGCAAAGGACAGCAAAGGCTTCATGGGCAGCTATCTCAAGTTTTTGCAGGGCGAACGAGACACTTCGCCACCCCCGGCCACCAGAAGTAACCGCAAAACCACCTGGACAAGGCCAGCCGGTAATGCCTCGAACGCGGCAAAGAATACCGCTTCCGGCGCAGCTGCCAATAAGCAACAAACAGCGGccgcagctgctgctgctgccaatcAGCAAACGCAGGCACAACAGCAGCAAACAACCGCGCCGACGCCCCAAGCCCAGGCCGCCCAAGCAATGACCCATGAT CAGCAAAAGCAACAGGATCAACTACAGcaatcacaacaacaacaacaacaccagctTCAGCAACAACCCGATCCCCGATACTCGTCCTACGCCGCCGCGGTCACAAAGGATAACCGAAAGCGCAAATACGACGTTGGTGAAG TCGGCCAAACAGGAAACGATCCGCTGAATGTTCCCCAGCGACGCCAGACGTCAAACAGGAAGGCCAAGTCCAAAGCTTCCAACATTCAGCAGTTGATGGATCGGGGCCAAATGGATGAACCGGCCGATTTCGGATCCGATTCCGATGCTGATCCCGTCTGGACACCACAGGAAAAA GAGGATGACGACGATGAGCAAGATATGATGGGagactcaaaatcaaaaaagccCAAAAATATTATTGGAAGTCCACGTGGCAAGCAGCAACGTCCACGCTCGAATATCCTGTCAG TGGCCGCTGCCGGGGCTGGCATTGCAGAATTCGACTACGGAACCGACGACAATGTGGCGGCGACCGCCACCACTGCCACTTCCAACGTCGCAGCCCAGAATCTTACAAATCCCCAACAAatccagcaacagcagcagcagcagcagcaagttatgcatcagcaacaacagcaggtgtaccaacagcagcagcaacaacagcaattGTACCAGCACACCGCCGCCATCGCCAGTAATCAGATTATGCAGAACCAGTACCAGGAcatgcaacagcagcagcagcagtacagCGCGGGAAACATTgtgcagcaacaacagcagcagcaaccttCGCAGCAACAATCCCAGCAGCAAACAACTTCCAACAGTGATGATTTCCAG ACTGGCGATTTTGTTGTGATACGTTCGGAGCTGGTCCAGGATTACCCTTCGATTTGGCGCGTGGACGGTAAAACGCTGCTGCAAAAGTACGAGCCATTTGATCAGAACGGAAAAACGCTGCACCGAAATGTGTCCACG TACGCGGCCTGGAACACCGAGAGCAAGAAGCTGTACGTGAAAATTCCGGTTCGCTTCCGCGTGCACAACCACATGGAGTCGGTGGTCGAATTTATGCGCAATGAGATGTCGATCGACGATACCGAGCAGTTCCTGGAAAAGTCCATGAACGAAACGAAGATTTATCAGGACGTGTTCGAGGTTTACATCCAAACGCTGATCTCGCAGGCTCTCGATTCCAACTTCCTGAAGGAAATCTTCCAAGAGCAGG ACGACTACTTCCTGTCCCGCGTGCAAACCATCGACAGCCTCACCGACGACCGCAAGCGGCGATTGATCCAGATAACGCCGTGGTCCCGGAACATGATTACGTCGATAGCGACCTTCCCCGCGTACGACATCATGACCGAGCTGGGCCACACGAACATGAACCATCCGGTTTGCGTGGCGTGCCACCAGCCGGGAATATCGGTACGGATCGTGCTGCAGGGTCAAACGTACAACACGGCCACGCTGGCGCCGTGCCAGGTGCAGGACGCGCGCATCCAGTACGAGAAGAACTTTTTGCTTTGCCGCATCTGTTCGTCGCGGTTCGAGCTGCTGCACAAGATTTGCCACCAGAAGTACATGATGTTTGTTGAGTGCGCCAAGCGCGTCAATCAGCAGATTTCGAACGACTCGTCCAAAGCGGCGACCATCATCCTGAACGAGCTGTTGGCCGATGAACACTGGCTGACCATG CTCTTCAAGGAAGTCCGCGGAATATGGGCGGAGATCGAAAACATGGAAAGGCAGTACCGTTTCCAGGTGGCGTCCCAATGA
- the LOC120429111 gene encoding AF4/FMR2 family member lilli isoform X4, which yields MDPVGPWSYTYNRQPGTASGEFHHHLATAAAAGGIGLAAHNTTVGVPSTTSQLLLQAAHTTSLGTSSGPFNPPGFLSPPGVSYDAVFTPLFHPAANPKPAHYSSTINQHRVLAQAQAQAAVKQASESEVLRDNYATHTLAAQAANFFEQQQQQQQQQQQQQQQASNTSAASSGNSSTSGSWQGNNQLPSPFGIMPHENVVQSSPVTSASSKTTTSTYENFNAHFTNLNQQLNSQLASKASARSASPAVNTGSTNTGSSKATTNYFASSNSSSNPQQYGGVNESLSNYSNQQQQQTSKQQLDYGSASKSLSSTSGTGGSSSSSLQQTSSSSCIVATPVSGSISSSPSSQPSPSSSVTASAKDYKYQSRIIPSQTPLVNSSIVYASRNHNTVADPKTRLLSPGLQVQHQNQQVQHLLSQHQQHQHQQQNHLLQMNSFIVPPSTASPPIGLNSSKIVHKTSSQSKAIGGGGGGGGNTPTAIIKSDGQHIVISHQPQSSPISYSITDNGGRTSNSSNSSSSSSATVTKLNSPINRVNNGSSSNISRSNSNSSSNQQQQQQQQQQQQQQQQQQQQQYQQNSASSSYRSSYNQLNVSGSSTDTVEYGRVKRESQPHQQTAQPQSQQYSNGPIASLPRHHMPPSSPAASDYSNSSVPLSSRRASSPAHSHSQMSPIGHVLSPAYPMYNSPMGSSTLSSPQHHSSQQQQQQQQQQSTTSSRSPSTTLSRQPSQTQQQQQVAYPSVITRAQQPAPQQQQHQPHIPPIQVPTLSHWDGRSTNERSQPQERSSDPMTIVKNLQQPSIISPPPPERTVPVTPEKTESKSRRKKSDTPTRIVPAASVANGEFSANSSTMTSSSTSASSTGSSTATKEQPQSSGGNTLDFDRWNLAPPPAGTTKMFGNSNFMAQTPSTSFIPPPHPIYYPTFHGPIPLIPNEIMNTTLAAAASGNFEVPTYTTLLSASDNANVATAGSEAGRSEDERPSGSAETNSNKVVVPNIEEELGFLAENSKQQPQSQPQQQQGASTDGAGSGNNGVSATPPAKKFNVPAKDSKGFMGSYLKFLQGERDTSPPPATRSNRKTTWTRPAGNASNAAKNTASGAAANKQQTAAAAAAAANQQTQAQQQQTTAPTPQAQAAQAMTHDQKQQDQLQQSQQQQQHQLQQQPDPRYSSYAAAVTKDNRKRKYDVGEVGQTGNDPLNVPQRRQTSNRKAKSKASNIQQLMDRGQMDEPADFGSDSDADPVWTPQEKEDDDDEQDMMGDSKSKKPKNIIGSPRGKQQRPRSNILSVAAAGAGIAEFDYGTDDNVAATATTATSNVAAQNLTNPQQIQQQQQQQQQVMHQQQQQVYQQQQQQQQLYQHTAAIASNQIMQNQYQDMQQQQQQYSAGNIVQQQQQQQPSQQQSQQQTTSNSDDFQTGDFVVIRSELVQDYPSIWRVDGKTLLQKYEPFDQNGKTLHRNVSTYAAWNTESKKLYVKIPVRFRVHNHMESVVEFMRNEMSIDDTEQFLEKSMNETKIYQDVFEVYIQTLISQALDSNFLKEIFQEQDDYFLSRVQTIDSLTDDRKRRLIQITPWSRNMITSIATFPAYDIMTELGHTNMNHPVCVACHQPGISVRIVLQGQTYNTATLAPCQVQDARIQYEKNFLLCRICSSRFELLHKICHQKYMMFVECAKRVNQQISNDSSKAATIILNELLADEHWLTMLFKEVRGIWAEIENMERQYRFQVASQ from the exons ATGGATCCAGTAGGGCCATGGTCCTACACGTATAACCGCCAGCCGGGCACGGCAAGTGGTGAGTTCCACCACCATCTGGCTACAGCGGCCGCGGCCGGTGGTATTGGGCTTGCAGCTCACAACACAACCGTAGGAGTGCCATCAACTACGTCCCAACTGCTACTGCAGGCAGCTCATACGACGTCTCTCGGGACCTCGTCGGGACCGTTTAATCCGCCTGGGTTTCTGTCTCCTCCGGGAGTCAGCTACGATGCAGTGTTTACGCCGTTGTTTCACCCTGCTGCGAACCCAAAGCCAGCCCATTACAGCTCCACCATCAACCAGCACCGAGTGTTGGCCCAAGCTCAAGCCCAAGCGGCTGTGAAGCAGGCCAGTGAATCTGAAGTTCTGCGAGACAATTACGCTACACACACGTTGGCGGCTCAAGCTGCCAATTTCTttgaacagcaacaacaacaacagcagcaacaacaacagcaacagcagcaagcTTCAAACACCAGCGCAGCAAGTAGTGGCAACTCCTCGACGAGCGGATCATGGCAAGGAAACAACCAATTGCCAAGCCCGTTCGGGATTATGCCCCACGAAAATGTCGTACAGTCGAGCCCTGTAACTTCGGCATCGTCGAAAACCACCACTTCTACCTATGAGAATTTCAACGCACATTTCACCAATCTGAACCAACAACTCAACTCGCAGCTGGCCAGTAAGGCATCAGCTCGTTCTGCATCACCAGCGGTGAACACGGGAAGCACCAACACTGGCTCATCCAAGGCCACCACCAACTACTTTGCTTCGTCAAACTCCAGCAGCAACCCGCAGCAGTACGGAGGTGTAAATGAATCTCTATCCAACTATTCCaaccaacagcagcaacagACCAGCAAACAACAGCTGGATTACGGTAGTGCTAGTAAGTCATTGTCGTCCACTTCCGGTACAGGAGGCTCTAGTTCGTCTTCGCTCCAGCAGACCTCTTCATCATCTTGCATTGTTGCTACCCCGGTGTCTGGTTCAATCAGTTCCTCCCCTTCTTCCCAACCATCACCCTCTTCCTCTGTAACGGCTAGTGCGAAAGATTACAAGTATCAATCGCGCATTATACCATCCCAAACGCCCCTTGTAAACTCTTCAATAGTGTATGCGTCTCGCAACCACAATACTGTGGCCGACCCAAAGACCCGGCTATTGTCACCCGGTCTGCAGGTTCAGCATCAAAACCAACAGGTGCAACATCTCCTGTCCCAGCATCAGCAACACCAGCATCAACAGCAAAACCATCTGCTGCAGATGAACAGTTTCATCGTACCTCCGTCTACGGCGTCACCCCCGATTGGGCTAAACAGTAGTAAAATTGTACATAAAACCTCGTCCCAATCAAAAGCGATAGGAGGGGGAGGTGGAGGCGGAGGTAACACCCCGACGGCCATCATCAAATCCGATGGTCAGCACATAGTGATCAGTCATCAACCCCAGTCATCGCCGATCAGTTATTCAATCACTGACAACGGAGGACGGACGAGTAACTCGTCCAATTCTTCGTCCTCATCTTCAGCTACAGTTACAAAGCTGAATAGTCCGATTAATCGTGTCAATAATGGTAGTAGTAGTAACATTTCTAGGAGTAACAGTAACAGTAGTAgtaatcaacaacaacaacaacaacaacagcagcagcaacaacaacaacagcagcagcagcagcagcaatatcAACAAAACAGTGCCTCTAGTAGCTATAGATCTAGTTATAATCAGTTGAATGTATCTGGTAGCAGCACTGACACCGTCGAGTACGGTCGAGTAAAGCGCGAGTCCCAACCGCACCAACAAACGGCGCAACCACAATCCCAACAGTATTCAAACGGTCCGATTGCATCGTTACCTCGCCATCATATGCCACCTTCATCGCCGGCCGCTTCCGATTATAGTAATTCTTCGGTTCCGTTATCCTCCCGACGCGCATCCTCTCCGGCTCATTCTCACTCTCAAATGTCCCCCATTGGCCATGTGTTGAGTCCGGCCTATCCCATGTATAACAGTCCCATGGGTAGTAGCACTCTTTCGTCCCCACAGCACCACTCTtcccaacaacaacagcagcagcagcaacaacaatcgACGACGTCGTCACGGTCACCGTCGACAACTTTGTCACGGCAACCTTCTCAAacgcaacagcaacagcaggtTGCCTATCCATCGGTCATAACCCGTGCCCAGCAACCGGCCccgcaacagcaacagcatcaGCCTCACATACCCCCAATACAAGTGCCCACGCTCAGTCACTGGGATGGTAGGAGTACAAACGAACGGTCACAGCCACAAGAACGTAGCAGTGATCCGATGACAATAGTGAAAAACTTACAACAACCGAGTATCATCTCGCCGCCACCCCCGGAACGCACCGTTCCGGTAACTCCCGAAAAGACTGAATCCAAATCGAGGCGAAAAAAGTCGGACACACCAACCCGTATCGTTCCGGCAGCCAGTGTGGCCAACGGGGAGTTTAGTGCAAATTCTTCGACCATGACATCGTCGTCAACGAGCGCCAGCAGCACGGGCTCGAGTACGGCGACAAAAGAGCAACCGCAAAGCAGCGGCGGAAATACGCTGGATTTCGACCGATGGAACTTGGCTCCTCCACCTGCTGGTACAACAAAAATGTTTGGCAACAGTAACTTTATGGCCCAAACCCCTTCCACTTCCTTCATCCCACCACCGCATCCCATTTATTATCCCACCTTCCATGGTCCCATCCCACTGATACCTAACGAGATTATGAACACCACCCTGGCGGCGGCTGCCAGTGGTAATTTTGAGGTTCCAACCTACACCACTCTGCTAAGTGCAAGCGATAACGCCAACGTGGCCACCGCCGGTAGTGAAGCTGGTCGCAGCGAAGACGAACGGCCTTCCGGTAGTGCCGAGACGAACAGTAATAAGGTTGTAGTCCCGAATATAGAGGAAGAACTTGGATTTCTTGCAGAAAACTCGAAGCAACAGCCGCAATCGCAACCCCAGCAACAGCAAGGTGCTTCCACGGATGGTGCTGGTAGTGGAAACAACGGAGTTTCCGCAACGCCGCCGGCTAAAAAGTTTAATGTTCCGGCAAAGGACAGCAAAGGCTTCATGGGCAGCTATCTCAAGTTTTTGCAGGGCGAACGAGACACTTCGCCACCCCCGGCCACCAGAAGTAACCGCAAAACCACCTGGACAAGGCCAGCCGGTAATGCCTCGAACGCGGCAAAGAATACCGCTTCCGGCGCAGCTGCCAATAAGCAACAAACAGCGGccgcagctgctgctgctgccaatcAGCAAACGCAGGCACAACAGCAGCAAACAACCGCGCCGACGCCCCAAGCCCAGGCCGCCCAAGCAATGACCCATGAT CAAAAGCAACAGGATCAACTACAGcaatcacaacaacaacaacaacaccagctTCAGCAACAACCCGATCCCCGATACTCGTCCTACGCCGCCGCGGTCACAAAGGATAACCGAAAGCGCAAATACGACGTTGGTGAAG TCGGCCAAACAGGAAACGATCCGCTGAATGTTCCCCAGCGACGCCAGACGTCAAACAGGAAGGCCAAGTCCAAAGCTTCCAACATTCAGCAGTTGATGGATCGGGGCCAAATGGATGAACCGGCCGATTTCGGATCCGATTCCGATGCTGATCCCGTCTGGACACCACAGGAAAAA GAGGATGACGACGATGAGCAAGATATGATGGGagactcaaaatcaaaaaagccCAAAAATATTATTGGAAGTCCACGTGGCAAGCAGCAACGTCCACGCTCGAATATCCTGTCAG TGGCCGCTGCCGGGGCTGGCATTGCAGAATTCGACTACGGAACCGACGACAATGTGGCGGCGACCGCCACCACTGCCACTTCCAACGTCGCAGCCCAGAATCTTACAAATCCCCAACAAatccagcaacagcagcagcagcagcagcaagttatgcatcagcaacaacagcaggtgtaccaacagcagcagcaacaacagcaattGTACCAGCACACCGCCGCCATCGCCAGTAATCAGATTATGCAGAACCAGTACCAGGAcatgcaacagcagcagcagcagtacagCGCGGGAAACATTgtgcagcaacaacagcagcagcaaccttCGCAGCAACAATCCCAGCAGCAAACAACTTCCAACAGTGATGATTTCCAG ACTGGCGATTTTGTTGTGATACGTTCGGAGCTGGTCCAGGATTACCCTTCGATTTGGCGCGTGGACGGTAAAACGCTGCTGCAAAAGTACGAGCCATTTGATCAGAACGGAAAAACGCTGCACCGAAATGTGTCCACG TACGCGGCCTGGAACACCGAGAGCAAGAAGCTGTACGTGAAAATTCCGGTTCGCTTCCGCGTGCACAACCACATGGAGTCGGTGGTCGAATTTATGCGCAATGAGATGTCGATCGACGATACCGAGCAGTTCCTGGAAAAGTCCATGAACGAAACGAAGATTTATCAGGACGTGTTCGAGGTTTACATCCAAACGCTGATCTCGCAGGCTCTCGATTCCAACTTCCTGAAGGAAATCTTCCAAGAGCAGG ACGACTACTTCCTGTCCCGCGTGCAAACCATCGACAGCCTCACCGACGACCGCAAGCGGCGATTGATCCAGATAACGCCGTGGTCCCGGAACATGATTACGTCGATAGCGACCTTCCCCGCGTACGACATCATGACCGAGCTGGGCCACACGAACATGAACCATCCGGTTTGCGTGGCGTGCCACCAGCCGGGAATATCGGTACGGATCGTGCTGCAGGGTCAAACGTACAACACGGCCACGCTGGCGCCGTGCCAGGTGCAGGACGCGCGCATCCAGTACGAGAAGAACTTTTTGCTTTGCCGCATCTGTTCGTCGCGGTTCGAGCTGCTGCACAAGATTTGCCACCAGAAGTACATGATGTTTGTTGAGTGCGCCAAGCGCGTCAATCAGCAGATTTCGAACGACTCGTCCAAAGCGGCGACCATCATCCTGAACGAGCTGTTGGCCGATGAACACTGGCTGACCATG CTCTTCAAGGAAGTCCGCGGAATATGGGCGGAGATCGAAAACATGGAAAGGCAGTACCGTTTCCAGGTGGCGTCCCAATGA